A DNA window from Myripristis murdjan chromosome 19, fMyrMur1.1, whole genome shotgun sequence contains the following coding sequences:
- the LOC115377376 gene encoding tissue-type plasminogen activator-like yields the protein MKRTLRFGILICILAGLTTTEVGSSRQKRQTYSILPSGESDGTCLNGGTSVSSLHSHGHMFCLCADGFGGDHCEIDMRANCYSGIGLYYRGTMSKSESGRTCQEWDLDTRERLMSSDVNSGRHNYCRNLDYKRRPWCYVLKKQRLVQEYCNIPRCGFTPDPSLPSPAPTEPATESTCGQRLRKQMKIVGGTIATVESHPWIAAIFWRSRSKQKVFRCGGSLISPCWVLTAAHCFPDGSNTRARRFSVTLGKNALNETEPTREQTFKVEKVVIHEEFDNSEGNFNNDIALLKLKANDGHCAQESRTVKTVCLPPPRQSLQAGIFCEIAGYGKEKKGLWYNSQYLREAQVSPLAHDVCRKPDYYGDMITANMFCAGRPDWSRDACEGDSGGPLVCEMDNRFFLFGIVSWGEGCAKEYRPGVYTTVTNYNQWIEQKTGLSSITAGSMFPQK from the exons atgaaaaggacatTAAGGTTTGGCATTTTAATTTGCATCTTGGCAGGCCTGACAACAACAGAAGTA GGCTCATCGAGGCAAAAAAGGCAGACCTACTCTATTTTGCCCTCTGGAGAATCAG ATGGAACGTGCCTGAATGGAGGCACCTCTGTTTCATCCTTGCATAGTCATGGCCACATGTTTTGCTTATGCGCTGATGGTTTTGGGGGAGATCACTGCGAAATTG ATATGCGTGCCAACTGCTACAGTGGCATTGGACTGTACTACAGAGGTACCATGTCCAAATCGGAAAGTGGAAGAACATGCCAGGAATGGGATTTGGACACCAGGGAGCGTCTCATGTCATCAGATGTCAATTCAGGAAGGCATAACTACTGCAG AAATCTCGACTACAAACGCCGTCCGTGGTGTTACGTTTTGAAAAAGCAGAGGCTGGTCCAAGAGTATTGCAATATCCCACGTTGTGGCTTTACCCCAG ATCCATCACTACCTTCACCTGCACCCACTGAGCCAGCCACAG AGTCAACATGTGGCCAGCGCCTTAGAAAGCAAATGAAGATCGTGGGCGGAACAATTGCCACTGTCGAATCACACCCGTGGATTGCTGCCATATTCTGGCGCAGCAGATCTAAGCAGAAGGTTTTCCGGTGTGGAGGGAGTCTGATCTCCCCCTGCTGGGTCCTCACAGCCGCCCACTGCTTCCCCGATGG ctCTAATACCAGAGCACGGCGCTTCTCTGTCACGCTGGGTAAAAATGCACTGAATGAGACTGAACCAACTCGGGAACAAACCTTCAAGGTGGAAAAGGTTGTCATCCATGAGGAGTTTGACAACAGTGAGGGGAACTTCAACAACGACATTG CCTTGTTAAAGTTGAAAGCCAACGACGGTCACTGTGCCCAGGAGTCCCGAACAGTgaaaactgtctgtctgccacctCCTCGCCAAAGCCTCCAGGCCGGTATATTCTGTGAGATTGCTGGTTATGGCAAAGAGAAGAAAG GCTTGTGGTACAACTCCCAGTACCTCAGAGAGGCTCAAGTGAGCCCTTTGGCGCATGATGTGTGTCGAAAACCAGATTATTATGGAGACATGATCACAGCCAATATGTTTTGTGCAGGTCGTCCTGACTGGAGTCGGGATGCATGTGAG GGTGATTCAGGAGGGCCTCTTGTGTGTGAGATGGATAACAGGTTCTTCCTTTTCGGAATAGTCAGCTGGGGCGAGGGCTGTGCAAAGGAGTATCGGCCCGGTGTGTACACCACTGTGACCAATTACAACCAGTGGATCGAACAGAAGACAGGTCTATCTTCTATCACTGCTGGGTCCATGTTCCCTCAAAAGTGA